The Centroberyx gerrardi isolate f3 chromosome 7, fCenGer3.hap1.cur.20231027, whole genome shotgun sequence genome contains a region encoding:
- the LOC139917282 gene encoding 3-mercaptopyruvate sulfurtransferase-like, with the protein MAALTRSVVSGKWLADAIRSNLVGPQLRVLDTSWYLPKLKRDAKAEFVQKHIPGTSFFDIDECSDKSSAFDHMLPSASHFAQYVGDLGIGNDTHVVVYDTSDFGAYSAPRVWWMFRLFGHDSVSVLDGGMKNWLADGHPVSAEYSEPERGEFKASINRSWVKTYEDVLENITTKQVQVVDARSAGRFRGTEPEPRDDTLPGHFPGAISMPFTTFMDASGKELGLEELSRLFREAGVDLERPFWATCGSGVTACHVVLAAHLLGHPGVCVYDGSWSEWFKRASPELVVSEGKGKQG; encoded by the exons ATGGCGGCGCTGACCCGTTCCGTCGTGTCAGGCAAGTGGCTGGCCGATGCCATCAGAAGTAACCTCGTCGGTCCCCAGCTCCGCGTTCTCGACACTTCTTGGTATCTACCGAAGCTGAAACGGGACGCGAAAGCTGAATTCGTCCAGAAGCACATACCGGGCACGTCGTTCTTCGACATTGACGAATGCTCCGACAAGAGCTCCGCGTTCGATCACATGCTGCCGAGCGCGAGCCACTTCGCGCAGTATGTCGGGGACTTGGGGATAGGAAACGACACGCACGTCGTGGTGTATGATACCAGTGACTTCGGGGCGTACAGCGCGCCCCGCGTGTGGTGGATGTTTCGGTTGTTCGGGCACGACTCGGTGTCGGTGCTGGACGGTGGCATGAAGAACTGGCTGGCTGACGGTCACCCGGTGTCAGCCGAGTACTCCGAGCCGGAGCGCGGCGAGTTCAAGGCGAGCATCAACCGGTCCTGGGTCAAGACCTACGAAGATGTGCTGGAGAACATCACAACCAAGCAGGTCCAGGTGGTGGATGCCAGGTCTGCTGGCAGGTTCAGGGGGACCGAGCCAGAGCCTAGAGACG acaCACTGCCTGGCCATTTCCCCGGTGCCATCAGCATGCCGTTCACCACTTTCATGGACGCCTCCGGGAAGGAGCTGGGACTCGAGGAGCTGTCCAGACTGTTCCGGGAGGCAGGCGTGGACCTGGAGCGGCCGTTCTGGGCTACCTGCGGGTCGGGCGTCACGGCGTGTCACGTCGTCCTGGCCGCCCACCTGCTGGGGCACCCTGGGGTGTGCGTGTACGACGGCTCGTGGTCCGAGTGGTTCAAGAGGGCATCTCCGGAGCTCGTCGTCTCAGAGGGCAAGGGGAAGCAAGGGTGA